A genomic region of Runella rosea contains the following coding sequences:
- a CDS encoding sialidase family protein: MKKHCFLVLFFLISWIFATAQVPGSVVAYSPAASGLYIGSPSICILSNGDYLASHDLFGPKSNEFERPNSRIYRSKDKGKTWTQISEINGQFWSKLFVHEKGLYFMGTSKHHGNTIIRKSTDGGVTWTEPTDGENGLLLAGEYHCAPMPLIEHNGRLWRAMEDAMGSIKKWGKRYGAFMMSIPLGADPMKAANWTSSNVLRYDSTLLNGNFGAWIEGNAVVDPTGQLWDVLRVDDKSTLEEKAAFVKISADGKTATFDSNTGFVKFPGGSKKFSIRYDPKSKLYWTIANYIPQEIKAANLGKNPASIRNTQALFSSEDLRNWDLRTILLQHPEIIKHGFQYVDWLFEGKDIIFLSRTAFDDGQGGAHNNHDANYLTFHRIKKFRKMGVKE, from the coding sequence ATGAAAAAACACTGTTTCCTAGTTTTGTTTTTCCTGATTTCATGGATTTTTGCTACCGCCCAGGTTCCTGGTTCGGTGGTGGCATACAGTCCGGCGGCCTCGGGTTTATACATCGGCTCCCCTAGTATTTGTATTTTATCCAACGGCGATTATCTGGCATCGCACGATTTGTTTGGCCCGAAATCCAATGAGTTTGAACGCCCAAACTCCCGAATTTATCGCTCCAAAGACAAAGGCAAAACATGGACCCAGATTTCTGAAATCAACGGTCAATTTTGGTCAAAACTCTTCGTGCATGAAAAAGGGTTATATTTCATGGGAACGAGTAAGCACCACGGCAACACCATCATCCGAAAATCTACCGACGGCGGCGTGACTTGGACCGAGCCAACCGACGGCGAAAACGGCCTACTTTTAGCGGGCGAATACCACTGCGCACCCATGCCACTGATTGAACACAACGGCCGCCTCTGGCGCGCCATGGAGGATGCTATGGGCTCCATCAAAAAATGGGGGAAACGCTACGGTGCTTTCATGATGTCCATCCCCCTGGGGGCCGACCCCATGAAGGCTGCCAACTGGACAAGCAGCAACGTATTGCGTTATGATTCGACCTTGCTTAACGGAAATTTTGGCGCCTGGATTGAAGGAAACGCCGTCGTAGACCCCACAGGGCAATTGTGGGATGTGCTACGCGTAGATGACAAATCAACGTTGGAGGAAAAAGCCGCCTTCGTAAAAATCAGCGCCGACGGTAAAACCGCCACCTTTGATTCTAACACAGGCTTTGTCAAATTCCCAGGCGGGAGCAAAAAATTCAGCATTCGGTACGACCCCAAATCCAAACTATACTGGACCATTGCCAATTATATTCCGCAGGAAATCAAGGCCGCTAATCTAGGTAAAAACCCAGCGAGTATCCGTAACACCCAAGCGCTTTTCAGTTCCGAAGATTTGCGTAATTGGGACTTACGAACCATTCTTTTGCAACATCCAGAAATCATCAAACACGGCTTCCAGTACGTAGATTGGCTTTTTGAAGGCAAAGACATCATCTTCCTATCTCGCACGGCTTTCGACGACGGCCAAGGCGGCGCCCACAACAACCACGACGCCAATTATCTCACATTCCACCGGATCAAGAAATTTCGGAAGATGGGGGTAAAGGAATAA
- a CDS encoding serine hydrolase, with protein MKKHLFFFLLFITVLQTKAQPSAVQNAKVDKKLTAQLQEAIKGFRGDVGVYVRNLKTNKIVEINADTLFPTASMIKVPIQCGLFDKIAKGELRYNAILTYKDSLHYEDDIVGSLKDGAKIPLSEVVMLMETVSDNTGSLWCQALAGGGKSINEWLDKNGFTATRVNSRTPGREANRTRYGWGQTSPREMAELFAMIRQGRAISPDASDRMYRNLTRQYWDGEGLSQLPPDIKTACKNGAVNRSRSEAVLVHAPHGEYVYCVITKNNLDESWTSQNEGYVLLRKISKQLWNYYEPKSKWQPPGNFEKWYQEAVE; from the coding sequence ATGAAAAAACACCTATTTTTCTTTCTCCTCTTTATCACTGTTTTACAAACAAAAGCCCAACCTTCGGCCGTACAAAATGCCAAGGTGGACAAAAAACTAACGGCGCAACTTCAGGAAGCCATCAAAGGATTTAGGGGCGATGTGGGCGTGTATGTACGTAATCTAAAAACCAATAAAATTGTCGAAATCAACGCCGATACGCTGTTTCCTACGGCGAGCATGATTAAAGTGCCGATTCAGTGCGGGCTGTTTGACAAAATCGCCAAAGGAGAACTTCGCTACAACGCTATTCTTACCTACAAAGACTCGTTGCATTACGAAGACGATATTGTGGGTTCGTTGAAAGACGGGGCTAAAATTCCGCTCAGCGAAGTGGTCATGCTTATGGAAACCGTCAGCGACAATACGGGTAGCCTTTGGTGCCAAGCCTTGGCAGGTGGCGGAAAATCCATCAACGAATGGCTCGACAAAAACGGTTTTACGGCCACGCGCGTCAACTCGCGTACGCCCGGGCGCGAAGCCAACCGTACCCGCTACGGCTGGGGCCAAACCAGCCCCCGCGAAATGGCCGAATTGTTTGCCATGATTCGACAGGGCCGCGCCATCAGCCCCGACGCCTCCGACCGGATGTACCGCAACCTCACCCGCCAATACTGGGACGGCGAAGGGCTTTCACAACTCCCGCCCGACATCAAAACGGCCTGTAAAAACGGAGCCGTCAATCGCTCGCGCTCGGAGGCAGTGCTCGTCCACGCCCCCCACGGCGAGTATGTGTACTGCGTCATTACCAAAAACAACCTCGATGAAAGCTGGACTTCTCAGAATGAAGGCTATGTTTTGTTGCGCAAAATCAGCAAACAACTCTGGAATTACTACGAACCTAAGTCCAAATGGCAACCGCCCGGCAATTTTGAAAAATGGTATCAGGAAGCTGTCGAATAA
- a CDS encoding GNAT family N-acetyltransferase, translating to MIEYKTFINQLPEAVLEAVLTLHFQVFDGQERTQLIREINETPHLLTLIAYENDEAIGYKMGYRRKEGHFYSWLGCVLPTHRGQGIAGHLMELQHEWCRANGYHTVRTMTYNKWRNMLILNLKHNFNIVGILADNAGTPKIVLEKSLN from the coding sequence TTTAGAAGCAGTTCTAACGCTACATTTTCAGGTTTTTGACGGGCAAGAACGCACCCAACTCATTAGAGAAATCAACGAAACCCCTCACCTTTTGACCCTCATTGCGTACGAAAACGATGAGGCCATCGGCTACAAAATGGGCTATCGACGCAAGGAAGGACATTTTTACAGTTGGTTGGGCTGCGTATTGCCCACCCACCGAGGTCAGGGAATTGCGGGTCATTTAATGGAGCTACAACACGAGTGGTGCCGCGCCAACGGCTACCACACAGTACGCACCATGACCTACAACAAATGGCGCAACATGTTGATTTTAAACCTGAAGCACAACTTCAACATCGTGGGCATACTGGCCGATAATGCTGGTACACCTAAGATTGTTTTGGAGAAAAGTTTGAATTAA